CACGAACGCAAGAACAGGTAGTATCCTATTACAAGGAAATCTTGAGGCAGATTCAAACAACGTCACCTACGACTCAAGTATTTGTACAAAGTGTTTTACCTATAAATAAAGATTTTGATCGCAAAACATTTAAAGCTAACAATAAAGCCATCAGAGCGCTAAATTCTAAACTTCAGAGTTTGGCTGCAGACTTCTCCTTTCAATATTTAGACTTATTTTCTCACTTTATGAATTCTCATCAAAAACTAGACACATGCTATACATTTGATGGGATTCATTTGAATGGGAAAGGATACATTGTTTGGAAACAGTTAATTGAGAAGTGGATAGTGGAGTAAAAATTTCCTCACCTTAACTTCTAATAGCACAACTACTTTCAGGCACCATTTTAGTTATTTCAGGTACGACTTTAGTTGTCTCAGGTACGACTTTAGTTGTCTCAGGTACGACTTTAGTTGTCTCAGGTACGACTTTAGTTGTCTCAGGTACGACTTTAGTTGTCTCAGGTACGACTTTAGTTGTCTCAGGTGCCATTTTAGTGACTGTTCCTATATCTATCGAGCGTTGCCCTACTACCTTAGCCGGAACTCCTACAGCGATCGAATAAGGAGGGATATCCTTCGTTACCACTGCGCCAGCCCCAATCACACTGCCCTGGCCGATCGTAACTCCATCCACAACCTTTACCCCCGTCCCTAGCCAACAATCATCTCCGATCACAATTCCCTCACAAGTCAGACCTTGTTCACGAATTTTATGATTCTGATCAGCAAAGATATGATTGTTCGCATAGATACCCACATGTGAGGCAATCAAACAATCCTTACCAATGGTAATCGGGCCAGGACCATGAATACAGGTATAGGGATTCACAGCGGTATGTTCGCCAATCTCAATCTGGCAGTTATCACCAGTTGTACGGATGTCTACCCCTCTATCTAGATGAACCCGATCTGCTAGAGAAATGCGATTATTTCGCCCCTTACTATCTACTCTGACCCCACGTTGAATGCTAACTCGATTTCCTATTTCGATACAGTCAGCCCCGACAAATTCTGCTCCCGGTCGAATGAAGACTGGGCTGCCCAGTTTTGCAAAGATAGATTGATAAAGTCTTTGACGGAGCACAAAACCAGGAGATAATGGCACCCAACCCACAAGCGTGGTGATGAGAGCTTCTTGACGGTACGATCGCTGAGAAGTAAATGGAGCGGAGTCGAGGTTCATAATCTTTGCTCTCAAGTGCTAAAAAGCTAGATGTAGGTGAGAAACTCCAGATGGGCTACAGGCAAAACTACTCCCGAATCAACTGGGTAATTAGCGATCGCATATCGCCTTGGGTTTCTCCTTGGCGGAAATCTTGCAAGATTTTCTTGGCACGGCGGACTTTCCGTTTGGCCCGCTCCACTAACGTGCGCTGCTTGGCCAACCAGTTATAGTATTTCTCTTGAATGGCTTTATCTGCCAAAGCATCTCGAATCACAAATTCTGGATGCTTTAAAGGAAACGACATGGGCTCTACAGGCATTGCCGCCCGCCAATCAAAGCTGTCTTTGGTATGCGTCGATTCATTACCAAAACCAATGTTTGAGACCAGATTCACATGAGGAACGATGCTAAGACCGCTTTGAATCCAGCAATTCAAGACCCATTGATCATCCCAAGTGTCAAACCCGTTGTAAGTTCGTTCAAAGGCTCGGCTCCAATGGTCTGCCGTCTGCTCATCTCCTAGACAATCTACTAACCAGCCAGAATCACGGATTTCTGGCCAGAGTTTCATGTTCACATCGTAGTGCTGCCAAACGCGCCGCCAAGTAGCCCAACCCCAAAGCAAGTTGTAGTGGGAGAAGGAGTAACTATACTGCGATCGCTGTCGCTGCACTTGATAACTGGTACCCGCAATACTCGTCACTCTTTCGTCGTCTTGATAGCGCTCTAGCAACTCATCGCAGAACCGGAAAAAGGTAGGGTCGGGCACACAGTCATCTTCCAAAACAATGGCGCGATCGACCGTGTCAAAAACCCAATCTAAACCGCTGGCTATCCGAGCTTTACAACTCAAAAAACTATCTGCGTAGTTTTTGAATACTTGACAGTCCCAGTCAACCTGGTCAATAATGGCGCGAGTTTCAGCGCATTTCTCCGCTTCACCAGGTTGGTCGGGACGAAGGGCATTAGCAATCACTAATAGTTGAGGTGGCTTCGCTTGGCGAATTGCCTCAAACACCTTCTGCGTCGTACTAGGCCGCTTGTAAATTAAGAGAGCAACGGGTGTTTTTAAAGACCAGTCAGCCATTGGAAGTTCCACCAATCACGATTCAAGACAACTGAGTTTACGCAACCGATCAATACTGAAGAAACATCGCTGAAGTTTAGATACCCTTCTCTCGAGAATCAACTTCATGAAATCTAAACCTTCCCTACCCACTTTTAGCTAGGACGCTATCATAAATAGCTTCCAGCTTGGCTGTATTATGCTTCAAGTTGAAGTGTTGGGTCATGCGCTGTCTACCCGCAGCCGCAAAGCGCTGCCGCACTTGGGGTTCTTGCAACAAGGTCAACAGATACTTAGCTAATGTCTCCCAGTCTCCTTCTGGAGCAAGAAACCCTGTTTCGCCGTGGGCGACTGCTTCAGGCACACCTCCCGTAGCAAAGCTCACCACAGGCAATTCCATCGCTTGGGCTTCGGCAAACACCATGCCAAATCCTTCTGCATCTCCGGTACGAGCTGTAATACTAGGCATGCTAAACACTGCTGCTCGGTTCATCCAGCCTTGTACTGCTTCTGGAGACTGGGCTCCCAAGAAGCGATAGTGTTTGAGTGAGTTGGCTGCTTGCTGCTCCAAAGTAGACCGCAAAGGGCCATCGCCAATCACTACAAGTTCCACATCGGGCAGGATAGTTTGGACTTGAGCGATCGCTCGAATTAGATACTCACAGCCTTTCTTCTCCACCAAGCGGCCCACAAATAGCACTACAGGTTCTCGGGCGATCGCTGGGTTTGGAGTAAATTTGTTTACATCCACACCAATGTAATGAACTGTGACTTTATCGGCTGGGCACCCTTTTTTAATCAATTGCTCGCGGATAAACTCCGAGACGGCAATCACGCAACTTGCTTCGGCAAATAACTGACCGCGCCTGCTTACGTAAAGATCTCGAAAGAATTGCCCGCGTTGAAATAAAAAGTCCCGTGGATTAACCCGTACCTGGCCTGAGGGGTTGCGGTCCATGCCTGTAGCATCGTTGCCATGAAACGTCACAACTAGAGGTAAGCCTAACTTTCTGGCTAGAAATAGGCCCCAAATACCATCAATACCAAAGTGGGCATGAATGAGATCAGCCGATAACTCTTGCAGCGATCGCAACCATTGTGGCTGAACTACACTACCCAACTTGAGGGCCATCTTCCAAATGGCGGGAAAGGAGACGCAATCGCTTAAAGTGAGACTTCTACTGACTGGAATTAAAGCCGCTGCATTGGCAGTGCGTGAGGTGCCTACGTAGAACCCTGTATAGGCAGTCAAACTTTCCACTTGAGCAGGAATAAAGGTTTCCGAGTAGGGAAGTAGCAGATCCCGATAGATGATTACTTTTCGCTGCATGACATAGGCTCCAACTCGCAGGCTCCTCTTCTGCCATTAAATCGGCAACCGTGAGCAACTGGCTATGACTTGACCCGTCAGCCTGGCAACTTTTAACAAAACCACCCCCTCTTTCAGATTTGCATGAAGCGGTTGAGCGATCGCCATTCTTAAAAGCTGCCTAAAGCGATTGCCAAAACGTCAGCTTAAAAAGTACTCCCTTATGGCTTAGAGGCGCTCACCTCAAGTAGATCCACCCATCGACTTTGAAGTGTGGTTTTAGCTAAACCGAGGTCGAAAGCGAACCAGAGTATTTGCTGGGTACTTTCACTTCTAAATACTTTTCTCGCCAGAGAAAGAACGGACTAATCAGAATCCCCAGCAATAATTCCATTTCGCAGGCTGCAACTACATCCGTTTTAATGACTTGGTAGTACTTAATGAAGTGCAAAACTACCTTGCGGATATCATTCGCTAGGTAAACAGGAAAGATCAACGGTCTTTGCCAGCGCTTGAAGCCAATCATGCGAATGTGATGACGACCCAGACCTGCTCCCCGGCATAAGTTGAGCAAGTAAGCTTTCTCTAACCGAGACTTGGGAATTTCGTGATAAATGCACATGGCTGGATTGTGCCAAATTTCCCAACCCGCTTTCCTAAGATAGGCTAGGGCTTCAATATCTTCACTTTTAGCGGATAGTGATGTACCCACAGGACCGCGTAATAGGAGGCGGGAAGGTACGTTCTGTAACCAAGCTTGCTTACGCACGACCAAGCCTGCACCGGGGGGTAGCACCTTGTCACCGTAGCGAAACACTTGCTGACCTCGGTCAATAATGGCTAAGAAAGTGGCGATCCGTTCAAAATTTTGTGGCGGTGCAACTTCAAAATTGCCCCGAACCTGCCCACCATAAGCTCCTGCTTGAGGATGCTGCTGACCAAACGTGTAGGCGTTGGCTACCCAGTCTGGAGTCGGCAAATTATCGTCGTCCAAAAAGCCAATAAAGGTACCTTGGGCTTCTCGAATCGCGCGCTGTCTGGCAAAGGCTGCACCTTGCTCTGCTTCAAAAGCGTATCTGATGGGAAAAGCTTGGGGCCAGTCGGCTTGGTAAGCTTGAACAACCTTTTTAGTGTTGTCGCTACTGTTGTTATCAACAATTACTATTTCCCAGGAAAAACCTTGAGTCCCTACTTGCGATCGCAACCGATCCAAAACTGCAGGTAGGCGCTTTTCCCCGTTATAAGTGCGTATGGCGACAGTGAAGTCAATCATGATGGTTTGCGATCGCTCTAGGTGTAACTGTCTCAACTTAAATAGAACCTGAATAGCCTTAAGCTCGCTTGTCCCTGACTCACCCCTTGCTCCCTAAACTAATAGGCTGAACCAAATCGCGATCAAACCGTATAGCTTTATACTTAACCTGCGACAGACACGTAGACTGGAGCGATAAAATTGGGATGTTGAGAGGCTATAGGCTATAAATCTGTTCTAAGTACGGATAAGTGCAGGAGATCCCTCTAAAGGTGGATTCAAGCTTACGTAAATCTGCGGATGTGTAACGTAACTATATTCCAAATATTTAAGCTGCTGCTACTCATAAATCTGTATCTTCATCTCAAATTTAAACTTGTAGAGTCGCTCTAGTAGCAATATAAAGCTTGAGTGAAAGCTCTCCACCCAACTCTAATCGCTCACTGCGCCCCTGGTAACTACACTTAAGAAGTAAACAGCTTCCTTGGGATAGGAAAACTGTTTACTTAAAGTCTTCATCTTCGTAGAACGCAGGCCGAATGCTAGCTCAACACTCGATAGGGCTGCTAGGCTCTACTATCCAACCGACTTGAGCTAAGCCACAACCCAGTTCACCAAAGTACGCACTCCATAGCCAGTCGCGCCCGCACTGTTGTAGCCATTTTCTTTGTCAGACCAGACAGGCCCAGCCACATCTAAGTGCGCCCAGGCGGTCTCTTTAACAAACTGTTTCAAAAAGAGGGCTGCGGTAATGGAGCCACCCGGACGAGGGCCAGTGTTTTTCATGTCTGCAACCATCGATTTCAGACCATCAAAGTATTTTTCTTCCATCGGCATTTGCCATAGCTTTTCGCCTGCTGACTCCGCTGCTGCTAAGAGTTCTGAGGCGAGGGCGTCATCGCTGCTCCACAGCCCTGCAATGTCATCCCCTAAAGCAATGACACAAGCCCCGGTGAGAGTGGCTAAATCTACGATCGCATCTACCCCTAGTTTCTCGGTAAACACTAAGGCATCGGCTAGGGTGAGACGACCTTCCGCGTCGGTGTTGTTCACTTCAATGGTTTTGCCATTAGAGGCAGTCAGCACATCTCCAGGACGTAAGGCTCGACCGCTGATCATGTTTTCAGTGGCGGCGCTGATGAAATGCACTTCTACATCGGGTTTGATTTGGGCGATCGCCTTAGCAGCCCCCAAAGTGGCGGCGGCACCTCCCATATCGGTTTTCATCATCTCGATGCCACTCCCTGGCCCTTTAATGTTGAGACCACCGGAATCGAAGGTCAACCCTTTACCCACGATCGCGACTTTACGCCGGGAAGCGCCATTGGGCTTGTAGGTGAGGTGAATGAACTTGGGCGGAATATCAGAAGCTCTAGCCACACCGAGGAAGGCCCCCATGCCCAGCTTTTCGCAGTCTTCTTGCTCTAGAATCTCAATTTCTAGGCCGTATTCTTGGGCGATCGCTTGAGCCGTTTCTGCCAGCGTAATCGAAGTCACCACATTGGGAGGAGCAGCGACCAGTTCCCGTGCCAGGATCACTCCGGAGCAGATTTGCTGTGCCCGCTGAATGGCTGCGCTTTGGTCGCCCACAGCCAAAATTTCAAGGTGTTCTAATTGCGAGTTTTTGTCTTCCGACTCGGACTTAAAGCGATTGTCTTGATATCCTGCTAGCTCCGCCCCTTCGGCGATCGCTTGAGCACTAGCATCAGCTTGACTATTCCACACCGGAAAGTGAATGGCTAAAATTTTAGCCTTTTCCTTGCGAGCTTGCCGCACACTCGTCGCTGCTGCCCGCCGTAAGCTCTCTAACTTTAATGAGTCTGGTTTGCCTAAACCCACTAGAAGCACCTTACGAATGGCACTGCCACCCCCCACACGAGTTAGGGCGCTGCTCCCTTCTTTTCCTTTAAACTCAGCTTCAGCAATCAATTCTTTCAGGGTGCCTGCGAGTTTCTCATCTAGGGTCGCCAGATCACCCGTCAGTTCCACCTCATCTTCAAACAACCCTAGAGCTAAAATGTCTCCTGCCCAGTTGAGGCATGAGGTATCTGTCGCACGAACATCCATCCCTTCTTATCCTTATCAATCAAAGATTTCTCTTCTCTTCAGGCTACTAGTTAGGAGGGAAAATTTTTGGAGTTAGGCTCAAAAAAGTGCTGATTTTTGGCTGATTTCTAGCTGATTTACTGAGGGCTTTGGCACAATTGTCGGATCTGAAAAGATTTCTGTGTTTAAAGGAACAAGACTTAGGGCGGAAACTTAACTAAAAATGCTAGAGTCTCATGGGATTCGGTCCAAATCTTCAAGCGAGGACGCATGCTAAAGCAACGAAGCACGCAAGTTTCTTTGGCCATTGGCGCAGGGCTGTGTGCTTTGCTACTGGGGGCAACGTTGTCGGTGACGACCAGCGGGTTTACACGCAAGTGGCAGAGCTGGATTCAACCGCAGTCCTCGTCTGCGCCCGTGGGAAAGCAAGCCGTGGATTCTGCCATCCCTGCCTTGACGGGGCTATCTCCAGCCCAACGAGCCACCAAACTAGAGGCGATCGCTCAAGGGAGCCAGGGGCTAGATCGCGCTCGGGCTCGCTATTTGCTTGCTAGCGACTTAATTCAGCAGCGCCAAGGAGAGCCAGCCCTAAAGTGGCTGCAAAACTTGGAATCCGATTATCCAACGCTCGCGCCCTACATTGTCTTTAAACGCGCCCAAGCTTATACCGTCAGTGGCAATCTTGCCCAGGCAGAAGCCACTTGGAAAGCCTTGTTGCAGAAGTACTCGGATCACCCAGTGTCAGCCGAAGCATTATCCGCACTGGGCCGTCAGAATCGGCAGTATTGGGACCAAGCGATCGCCAAGTTTCCGACTTATCCCCGGACTCAAGACATTATTCGACAACGCCTCCGCCAAAATCCCAATCAGCCAGAACTCCTGTTGATTTTGGCTAAGTATGGGGTTAATGCACCAGGCATCGTCCCCGTGCTAAATCGGCTCACCGACAACACCAGCTTTAGCGCTCAACTGCAACCCGAAGACTGGGAAGCGATCGCCTTTAACTATTGGGAACAGCAAGAATATGGCAAAGCCGCAGAAGCTTATGCCCGTGCCCCCCGAACTCCTCTTAACGCTTACCGAGTTGGGCGTGGTTTACAACTCAGTGGGCTAGAATCTCAGGCTTATCGAGCCTACCAACTGCTAGCCATTGCTTTCCCGAAGGCAGAGGAAACAGCCACAGCATTGATCCGCATGGCTAAGCTGACACCCAAGCCCATTGATGGCATTCCCTATCTAGATCGAGTGATTAGCCAATTTCCCGATCATGCGGCAGAAGCACTCATGGTCAAAGCCGATATTCTAGAAAGTCTCAATAGCGGTAAATCAGCCGCTCAAGCTCGCCAATCCGTTTTAACTCAGTATCCTAAATCAAACGCCGCCGCCGAGATTCGCTGGAAACAAGCCCAACGTCAAGCCGCTACTGGAAACTTTTTAGCAGCTTGGCAGTGGGCAGAACCGATCACCAAATACAATTCCGAGAGTGAATTTGCTCCAGAAGCCGCTTACTGGGTAGGTAAATGGGCAACCCAAATTGGCCAAGAACAGGATGCCAAAACTGCCTATGAGTATGTATTAGCCAAGTACCCAGAGTCCTACTATGCTTGGCGCTCTGCGGTGCAGCTCGGCTGGAATGTGGGTGATTTTGACAGCGTCCGTCAATTCCAGCCTCAAGTGGTACGCTCTAGCCAACCCGCTCCCTTACCCGTAGGTTCGGCTACTTTGCAAGAGTTATATCAACTGGGGCAGAGTCAGGATGCTTGGGCACTGTGGCAAGTGGAGCTTAAAACCCCAACGAAGCCAACTGTGGCCGAGCAATTCACGGATGGCGTGTTGCGCTTGGGGATAGGCGACCATCTAGATGGCATTTTTATGGTGTCGAGCTTGGCTTGGCGCGAAACCCCAGAGGAGCGATCGCAATACCAAACCTTGAAGCAACAACCTGCTTACTGGCACGCTCTCTATCCTTTTCCTTTCTTACAACCCATTGAGGCGTGGTCCCAAGAACGACAGCTCAATCCCCTACTAGTTACGGCCTTAATCCGCCAAGAATCCCGCTTTGAACCAAAAATTCGTTCTGTCGTCGGGGCCACTGGGTTGATGCAAGTCATGCCCGAAACAGCTGCTTGGATCGCCTCTCAAATTAAGCTGAAGCAGTACAAACTGGACAAGCCTGAAGACAACATCAAGCTGGGCACCTGGTATTTGGCCTATACTCACCGCGAGTACGACAACAACTCACTCTTTGCGGTTGCTAGTTACAATGCGGGTCCCGGTGCGGTGGCTGGCTGGGTAGATAAAAACACCTTCCGCGATCTCGATCAGTTTGTAGAAGCAATTCCCTATGGCGAAACTAAGGGCTACGTGAAGTCAGTGTTTGAAAACTATTGGAACTATCTACGGCTCTATAACCCAGAAGTTTCTCAGCAGGTCGCTCAAGCTTCCAAAAATCACCAACCTGCATTCAAGTTCTCATTAAAATAGCTGGCACAGAAATAGCTGACACAAAAAAGACACCCCTGCTGAATGCTCAAACAGAGGTGTCTCACAGCCATGATCTCACAGCCCTGATTTGTGAATCGCTGCTTTAGAAGTTCATTTCAGCAGCTTGCACTTTCTCAACTTGCTTCTTCTTCAGGACTAGCATGATTTGAGAGAGGGTTACAGCCGCAAAGAAGGCAATCAATCCTTGAATGCGAGCAGGGCTTTGGAGCACGATTTCTGTGTCAACCTGACCGAAACCACCCACATTCGGATCAGAAGTCAGCGCTTCACCCGCTTTAACTTCCTGACCTTCAGCCGCCACTAGCTCAGGGCCAGCGGGAATATTGTCTACAGTTGTGTTGCCATCTGCGGTTTGAATCGTGACCGCATAGCCACCGCTTTCCGCCTTGGCAATTTGGGTGATTTTGCCTGCCACAGAAGCGTTGTAGATGGCGTTGTTGCTCTTGTCGCCTGTGGGGTAAACCTGTCCACGACCCCGGTTGCCACCCACGTTGATTTGGTACTTACCAAAGTGCACAGACTTATCGGTATTGGGGTTGGGGGAGAGAACGGGGAAGGTCAGCTCTTGGTACTGCTCACCTGGCAGCGGCCCCACCACCACAATGTTGTCTTTTTCAGCACTGTAGGGTTGGAAGTACAGCCCACCAATTTTTTCCTTCATCTCCTCTGGGATTCTGTCCTCAGGGGCGATCTTAAAGCCTTCGGGCAAGATCAACACAGCACCCACATTTAAGGGGCCTTTTTCACCGTTGCCCAACACCTGTTGTACGTTGGTGTCGTAAGGAATTTTGACGACGGCCTCAAACACGGTATCGGGTAGAACGGCTTGAGGCACTTCTACTTCAGTCCGCTTAGCGCCCAAGTGACAGTTGGCGCAAACAATTCGTCCGGTGGCCTCACGAGGATTTTCGTAGGCTTGCTGCGCATAAACCGGATAAGCGGCGGCAGACTGGGGCAGTACCAGATCACTCCCCAGGAAAATGGCGATCGCACTAATAGCGGCAAACGTAACGCGCCAGAGGTATCGCGGAGCGAATATCGCTGACAAAAAAGTTTTCTTCATCTGTAGTGAGTCTTCAATAGCAAAGGATCAGGCAGTCAATACACAAGACAGGATTCAACGTCTCACGATTGGTAAAAACGATCAATTCCTAGGACCACCAGGGGTCATCACCTGTACGGAAGTCAGTTTCGGTCCAAGGGGTAAAGGCGACTTTGTCATCCTGAACCGTGGCGTGAACTAGAGCGAGAGACAGCGGTGCTGGACCCCGGACCACCTTGCCAGTGTTGTCATACTGCGAACCATGACAGGGGCAGATAAACTTGTTTTCTCCACTATTCCAGGGCACGACACAGCCCAAGTGAGTGCAGACCGCATTGATGCCGTAGCTAGCGAGCGCTTGATCGCCTTCTACCACGATATAGGTGGGATCGCCTTTGAGACCTTGAGCTAAGGCACGCTCACCAGTCTTGTGGCTGGCTAGGAAATCACTCACGAGGATGTCATTGCCGAGCGCATCCTTCGCAGTAACACCACCACTACCACTGCCACTAGAGGGCGGGATGAAGTATTTAACCACAGGATAAAGTGCGCCCAAGGCTGTGCCTGTGACTGCACCAAACGTGAGGAAATTCATAAATTGGCGACGACCCATGCTAGGTACGTCTGCAGATCCAGAGACTTGAGCCATGACCTATGCTTACGTATGTGTTAAGTTATGTGTCTTAGCCAACAGTTTGGGCTAATCTTAGAACCCTGTTAACCCCGCATTTTTAAGTCTGTACGCCTAGACAGCAACCATATCGATAAGTGAGTCTAATGCAACAGGCACGGCGTTACAGTCCCTTTGAAGCAGCGGTTTTACCGCTTCATGGGTATTATTACATTTCTTGACGCTAGCATCATATCTGAGTCGGGGAGCGTCATTGCTATACGAAATGTAAACAGAAGGCTTGATTCTAGATCGGCTGATCCAGAGTAAATCATGACAGGACAAGATTTACATCAACTCATTCTCCGTAAATGGGGCCGCTCCTACGATGTCCAGGTGCGACGGACGCAGGGCAAAATCTTTGTTCAAGTTATGTGGAAGTATTTAGAACAGGCTTCTTTCCCCCTCACAGAAGCTGAGTATTTTGCCCATCTGGAAACCATCAGCAGTTACTTAGAGGCTTGGGGTGGTTCCAGCCAAGTGCAGCAGTTTATTGAACAGACTAAAGAGCGACCTCGCTTAGGTAAGGCTGTGAGTATTCCCCTCGATCTAGGCGATCGCGCGTCTGAGTGGTTGCTAGAAGAATTTTAAGGTTTATTTTTCGATCTCACTCTTTTGGGTGATATTCGATCCCTCTTTGGCTAGATGGCTGGAGAAGGCGATCGCGAAACACTAAGAACATCGGTAGTGAAAATATATCAATTGATATTCTCAACTACTGGACGCTAAGTATTGAATAGTTTCTAGAACGTTTCTGAAGCTCATTTTTCTAGTTATAAAGTCAATCTTTAGGCCTAAAGCTAGAGCTTGATTGTGTTTTTAAATACCGCAACGCCTCAGTGGTTTCACTAAAACATAATGGCTTACCTAGCTATTTCATTAGTTATTTAAACTACAGTTAGTACTAATAAAAATCCCCGCATTAATAGAGTACTAATTTTTACAGAATTGTATTTTTTATTAAAAGCATTATAAGGTCAGAACTAGCCTGAGATTCTTTACTAGGGGCTGTTCTGGAAGATAATTATATTTGTATTTCATTTAGCTCTAGTTTTATTTCATATTCATAAATTCATACTTCCTTTAAGAATTACTCCTTGCACTTTACAGGCTCTATACGAAAGTTTACAGGCATCTCTACTAGAGTTTGTAAGTAGCAAACCTTCTATTCCGTAATTATCCTGTAGTCCAAATTCCAAAAGTCAAACGAATCAGGTTAGCAACAACAATGTTCCTGATTGAAGCTTGATCAAATCTCAAGTAAACACCCTTAGGTTTAGCTGCATGTTTCTGCTGTTTAATGATGTGTTTGCCTAATCTCAGAACCCAAAAAAGCCTCTATTGATTTGTGTTTAGGCTACTTGCAGACAACCTGAATCCTCACACTCAGGGCTCCTCGGTAGTCATTTGCTCACCCAGTCTTGCCCTTTCGTCACTCAAAAAGCCTCCATGGTAAAAACCCCAACTAAGCCCCTTGGCCTCCAAGAGTTCGTTGCAGTTCCTCCTGATGCCGATTACAGGTTGCCTGATTTTCAGAAAAAGCGGATTTGGCAAAGGTTACTTGTCGGGGCAGCATGCCTGGGGTTAGGAGCCACGGCGATCGCCTTTGGCCTGTCCTCAGTTACCTATCGCCTCACCCACGCCACGGTAGATGGTGGCCTGATCAGCGGTCGGACAGTGCGATTGCGGGCTCCCATTGATGGCAAAATCAAAGCGTTTTACGCTCGTCCAGGTGCCCCAGTTAAGTCAGGCCAAGTTTTGGCTCGCCTAGAAAGCACCGCCCAGGTAGAGCAGAATCTGTTGCAGTTGCAAGGTGAAGTGCAAACTAAAACAGCACAATTGGTCGCTGCCAAGCAATCCTTAGCCTTTTTGCAGCAGCAGCTAGGCAGTTTAGAAATTCAAGACAAGACCTTGCAGACAGTCAACACAGGGCTTTCGGCAAGAGAAGTCACCCATCAGCAAGCTGCGGTTGAGGCAGCGATGGCTAAGGAAAAAGCTGCTCGCCTAGACTACCAGCGCTACCAGCAGTTATTGGGAGAAGGCGCGATTTCTCGCCAGAAAGTAGAGCAGCTGGAGTTCGTCTGGAAAGCGGCTGAGGCAGAAGTCAAGCAAGCTCAGGCTGAGTTGTCTTCAGCTCAAGCCTCCTTGAGTGCTTTGCAAGACGGAGTAGCACTGACCCCAGGGGCAACTTTAGCTGACCAACGGATGAACTTGATGCGTAGCGTTCAAGGCCAAGCGACTCAAATCGAAACGCTCGAAGCTGAGTTGGACAGTAGCCAAAAACAACTGAAAAAAGCCCAAGCTGAGTATAGCGATCGCCAAGACATTGAAATTTCAGCTCCTTTTACGGGCGTGGTCTACAGCACCGAGCATGACCAAGGAGAGCAAGTAAATCGCCCCGACACCCTGATGACCTTGCTGGACTGTAATGACCTCTGGGTAGAAACGCTGGTCTCCACTCAACAAGCGAATCAGATTGACAGTAGTAAGCCCGTGAGAGTCCAACTGGCTGGAGCCGAAGATACTTTCGTGGGCGAGGTCGAGTTGATTGAGGCGATCAACCGAGCTGAATTGGCGAAAGACCAGGCTCAAGCTTTAGTTCCTGCGGTTGCTTCTAATTTAGTCGGTCAACCTTTATCTAAGGTAACTGTACGAATTCCACCAACCCTTCAACAGTCGCAGACTAACCAATTTTGTGGAGTAGGGCAGTCAGCTCGCATGACCTTTGGCACCAAGCTGTTTGCCGCTAAGTAGTTTTGAATGGCAGTGGGTTGCTTTAGGTTGCAATGGGCGATCGCCCACTCCA
This region of Trichocoleus desertorum NBK24 genomic DNA includes:
- a CDS encoding transglycosylase SLT domain-containing protein, translated to MLKQRSTQVSLAIGAGLCALLLGATLSVTTSGFTRKWQSWIQPQSSSAPVGKQAVDSAIPALTGLSPAQRATKLEAIAQGSQGLDRARARYLLASDLIQQRQGEPALKWLQNLESDYPTLAPYIVFKRAQAYTVSGNLAQAEATWKALLQKYSDHPVSAEALSALGRQNRQYWDQAIAKFPTYPRTQDIIRQRLRQNPNQPELLLILAKYGVNAPGIVPVLNRLTDNTSFSAQLQPEDWEAIAFNYWEQQEYGKAAEAYARAPRTPLNAYRVGRGLQLSGLESQAYRAYQLLAIAFPKAEETATALIRMAKLTPKPIDGIPYLDRVISQFPDHAAEALMVKADILESLNSGKSAAQARQSVLTQYPKSNAAAEIRWKQAQRQAATGNFLAAWQWAEPITKYNSESEFAPEAAYWVGKWATQIGQEQDAKTAYEYVLAKYPESYYAWRSAVQLGWNVGDFDSVRQFQPQVVRSSQPAPLPVGSATLQELYQLGQSQDAWALWQVELKTPTKPTVAEQFTDGVLRLGIGDHLDGIFMVSSLAWRETPEERSQYQTLKQQPAYWHALYPFPFLQPIEAWSQERQLNPLLVTALIRQESRFEPKIRSVVGATGLMQVMPETAAWIASQIKLKQYKLDKPEDNIKLGTWYLAYTHREYDNNSLFAVASYNAGPGAVAGWVDKNTFRDLDQFVEAIPYGETKGYVKSVFENYWNYLRLYNPEVSQQVAQASKNHQPAFKFSLK
- the petA gene encoding cytochrome f, translating into MKKTFLSAIFAPRYLWRVTFAAISAIAIFLGSDLVLPQSAAAYPVYAQQAYENPREATGRIVCANCHLGAKRTEVEVPQAVLPDTVFEAVVKIPYDTNVQQVLGNGEKGPLNVGAVLILPEGFKIAPEDRIPEEMKEKIGGLYFQPYSAEKDNIVVVGPLPGEQYQELTFPVLSPNPNTDKSVHFGKYQINVGGNRGRGQVYPTGDKSNNAIYNASVAGKITQIAKAESGGYAVTIQTADGNTTVDNIPAGPELVAAEGQEVKAGEALTSDPNVGGFGQVDTEIVLQSPARIQGLIAFFAAVTLSQIMLVLKKKQVEKVQAAEMNF
- the petC gene encoding cytochrome b6-f complex iron-sulfur subunit, whose protein sequence is MAQVSGSADVPSMGRRQFMNFLTFGAVTGTALGALYPVVKYFIPPSSGSGSGGVTAKDALGNDILVSDFLASHKTGERALAQGLKGDPTYIVVEGDQALASYGINAVCTHLGCVVPWNSGENKFICPCHGSQYDNTGKVVRGPAPLSLALVHATVQDDKVAFTPWTETDFRTGDDPWWS
- a CDS encoding DUF3067 family protein codes for the protein MTGQDLHQLILRKWGRSYDVQVRRTQGKIFVQVMWKYLEQASFPLTEAEYFAHLETISSYLEAWGGSSQVQQFIEQTKERPRLGKAVSIPLDLGDRASEWLLEEF
- a CDS encoding HlyD family secretion protein produces the protein MVKTPTKPLGLQEFVAVPPDADYRLPDFQKKRIWQRLLVGAACLGLGATAIAFGLSSVTYRLTHATVDGGLISGRTVRLRAPIDGKIKAFYARPGAPVKSGQVLARLESTAQVEQNLLQLQGEVQTKTAQLVAAKQSLAFLQQQLGSLEIQDKTLQTVNTGLSAREVTHQQAAVEAAMAKEKAARLDYQRYQQLLGEGAISRQKVEQLEFVWKAAEAEVKQAQAELSSAQASLSALQDGVALTPGATLADQRMNLMRSVQGQATQIETLEAELDSSQKQLKKAQAEYSDRQDIEISAPFTGVVYSTEHDQGEQVNRPDTLMTLLDCNDLWVETLVSTQQANQIDSSKPVRVQLAGAEDTFVGEVELIEAINRAELAKDQAQALVPAVASNLVGQPLSKVTVRIPPTLQQSQTNQFCGVGQSARMTFGTKLFAAK